The genomic interval CGATGTATTTCACCCCAAATTCCTGGCAGGTTTCCTCAACCAGCTTGGAGAGAACTGGGTAATTAACGTGGCAAATCCGGGGGAAAAGATGGTGCTCAACCTGAAAGTTGAGTCCCCCCAGAAACCAGGAAATGACTGGATTCCGGCGAGCAAAATTAACTGTGGTTTCAGTTTGGTGGATTGCCCAGGCGTTATCAATCCGTTCAGTGCCCTCTACAGGGAGGGGAAAGTCTGCTTCTTCCACCGCATGGGCGAGTTGGAAGACCACACTCAAAACCAGACCCAGGACGATCGCAGTGGTTCCATAGAACAGCAACACGACCCAGAGGGGGTGAATCAGCAAGGGAATCCCAAACGCCAGGATCAGAAAGATTATTTTACCAGCTAGAAAAATAACCAGATCCCATCCTTGAGGACGGGGATAGGAACGCTCACCAATTTTTCCCGTCAAAACATCATGAAAGTCATCATAAAGCTGCCAGCGAAGGGCGATGAGTCCATACAACAGCCAGAGATAGTAATGTTGCCAGCGGTGAAACGGAAACCATTGCTGGTGAGGCGTTAACCGACCGAAAATGCCAATATCCAGATCGGTATCATGTCCTGTAACGTTGACGTAGGTGTGATGAAACAGGCCATGTTTCCAGCGCCAGTTGTAGGAACTTCCCCCAATCAGGTCGAGGGTCATTCCTGCCAGTTTATTTACCCAGGGAGTATGGGAATAGGCCTGATGCCCCCCATCGTGCTGAATGTTAAAACCGACTCCTGCTGCTACCAGACCCAGCAAAATAGACAGCGGCAAAGCCTGCCACCAGGTTTGGGCAAAGAAAACAAGCAGCCCATACAAGATGACGAAACTCAGCGAAAGAATAGCGGTCTTTAAGTACATCTGGGGACAGTCCCGTTGTTGCCGTCCTGTACTTTGAAAAAACTCATCAACACGACGCCGAAGCTCAACTTGAAAAGCATTATCTCGATTAAACTTTAGCTTTTTGTTAGATTCTACCGATCGCGGGTCACGGTGATTAGGAAATACTTGACAATCTTGCTTCTGGATCACGAATACTCTCGACAGGCGGCTGATGATTTAACAAGGGTGAGTTTTAAGGTATCCATAACCACAAATTCCTTTTTGGACTCAATGTATCCGGAACCTTAAATGACAGCACCCCGTGTGGTTATACTCTCAGGATACCCTGCCCCTGGTAGATAACCCTCTACAGATAGGAACAAGGCTACTGATATTGAATTAAAATTTGCGGGATAGCGTCAAGCAGGAGCGAAATAATTGCTGAATAACGCTCCCTTTAAAGAAGCTTGGAGGATTCCTGTAGTTTATGATTTTTATAAAGATTAATCAAAATAGTATTAGTCCATACACTGTGAGTCTCCAAAATATATCATGAAGCAATGATTCAACCCTATGTCGTTGTTTTTGGCAGCATCAACATGGATTTAGTTGCCAAAACCCCTCGTTTGCCTACCCCAGGGGAAACTTTGCTGGGTTCCCGTTTCTCTACGGTTCCTGGTGGGAAAGGAGCGAATCAGGCAGTTGCAGTTGCCCGTTTGGGTATACCAACCCGGATGGTAGGACGGGTGGGCGGAGATAGTTTTGGACAGGCGCTTTTGACCAGTCTCCAGGCGGCAGGAGTTAATACGGATGGGGTGCTGCTAGACGCATCTAACCATTCGGGTGTGGCGATGATTGCAGTTGATGACAGGAGTGAGAATCACATTATTGTGATTCCTGGAGCCAATGGGCAGGTCAATGAAGCAGACGTGGAACGGCTAGCCGATCGCCTCCCTGGTGCGATCGCCCTCCTGTTGCAGTTGGAAGTTCCCCTTGCCACCGTTTATTCAGCAGCTCAAGCTGCACACCGGGCAGGAGTGCGGGTGATCCTGGACCCAGCTCCCGCCAGTTCAGAACTCCCCCCTGAGCTTTATTCCCTGGTGGATATCATCACGCCCAATGCGGTTGAAGTTGAACAACTGGTTGGCTTTCCCGTCACCGATACGGCCACTGCCGCCGAGGCAGCCAACATTTTGCATCAGCGGGGAGTAAACATTGCCGTGATCAAGCTGGGGGCACAGGGAGTTTTCTGCTCCACCCAGGAAGATTCTTTCTTTGTTCCCGCCTTCCAGGTGCAAGCCGTGGATACGGTTGCTGCCGGAGATTCCTTTAACGGGGGACTGGCAGCCGCCCTGGCAGAAGGACATGCCATCCGGCAAGCAATCACCTGGGGAGCCGCTGCCGGGGCATTGTCGGTGACAAAATCAGGGGCACAATCCTCACTCCCCGATCGCGCCAGTTTCGATGCTTTCTTAAAGGCAAATAGCGATCGTCCAGCGTAAGGGGCAAATTGACCAACCAGAGCCCTTGACGAGGATTGAACTCGTGACCTCACCCTTACCAAGGGTGTGCTCTACCACTGAGCTACAAGGGCAAAACAAATTAAGAATTTTGAATTATCGAATTGAAAACCCAGAAATCTAAGCCAATACAGTATACCTAAGTCATAATTCTTAATTCTCAATTCATAATTCCTAATTTTATCGTGGATGGGCCGGGCTGGATTTGAACCATCGTAGGCATAGCCAGCGGATTTACAGTCCGCCCCCATTAACCACTCGGGCACCGACCCATTTGTTCCACGGATATTGATGTTAGCATACCCGTTGACCTAGATGTTATTGATTTCAAAATCAATGTTCCAATTCCCAAACCTTCACTATAATCAAGCCCATTAAGTTCAACGCTGAACAGTGTCAACCGCCAACTTGCCAGCCCATGACTTTTATTTCGCTCACCTACGCCCTATTTCTCCTCAGTGTCTTGGGGATTTACTGGTCCGTTCAACAACCGTGGCTCCGGATGTGGGCACTGTTGGCAGCCAGTATTGTGTTCTACGCCTCCCTTCAGGTTCAATATATCCCGTTGCTGCTTGCTGCCACCTGGATTACGTTTCGGTTGGGGCAGGTGATGGGGTCTCCCCCAGACTGGCGGATTGAGGACTGGCAGTTTGCCCAGCAGGATTGGAACCGTCAACGGCTGAGGCTCCTGTGGTTTGGCATTGTCTTGAATGTTCTGCTACTTCTGGGGTTCAAATACATTCCCTTCCTGATGTCTTCCGTTGGCGCACTGTTGGGGATGCCTGCGATGCAGGAAAATGCTGAATGGACCCATGCCCATCTGATTGCGCCTTTGGGTCTAAGTTTCTTCTGTTTTGAGTGCATCGCTTATCTGATAGATGTTTACCGGGGTGGACCCGCAGCCCAGCGGTTTCTTAACTTTTCTGCCTATAAGTTATTTTTCCCAAAGCTAATCAGTGGTCCGATTACCCGCTATCACCCGTTTGCGACCCAGGTGCAGACCCAGGGTTTTCCCACGGTAGATCGGCTCACTGAGGGCTTATGGCTGATTGCCTGTGGTGCGGTGAAAAAGGGGTTATTGGCAGATAATTTGGGGGTGCTGGTCGATCTCAGTTTTCAAAATCTTCAGCGGGCAGGCAGTGCCGATCTGTGGTTGGCAGCGATCGCCTATGGGTTTCAGCTCTATTTAGACTTCAGCGGCTATGTTGATATGGCACGGGGAAGCGCCATCCTGTTAGGGTTCAACCTGCCGCAAAACTTTGACTTTCCCTATTTTTCCACCAGCATTGCAGACTTCTGGCGGCGCTGGCATATGACCCTGGGAGACTGGTTGCGAAATTACCTCTATTCCCCCCTGGGTGGCTCCCGTCAGGGCTTACTGCGAACCTGCCTGAATTTGATGATTATTATGCTGATTGCGGGCATCTGGCATGGTGCCGCATGGGGGTTTGTTGTTTGGGGAATTTTGCATGGACTGGCACTGGTGATTCATCGCCTGGTGGATGCCATTTCAAGCCGAAATGAAGGGCTAAAACGGTTCTGGCAAAATCCTCCTGGAATTGTCACAGGCTGGTTGCTGACCCAACTGATGGTGTTTTTTGCCTGGATTTTCTTCCGCTTGCCCGACTTAAAGGATTCCTGGTTGGTCGTACAACGCCTGTGGGGACATGCGGCAGATGCCCAGTTTGCCCAGAAAGTTTACGCTGAAACGTTTGGTTTAGAGTCGGTTCAGATTGCGCTCCTGCTGGCTATTCTGGCGACTTTAATGGGAATTGCCTATACCTGCGATCGCCTGCTCAAACTCCAACTCAACTGGCCCGTCAAACTGCTGCTGGTTCCCGCCTGCCTCTTTGCTGTTTGGCTACTCGCCCCGGCGGGTTCTTTGCCCTATATCTATTTTGATTTTTAAATCGTTCGTAAGTGGTAGGTGGTAGGTTGGAACGAGTGTTTCAGAGGCTCTGTCTCAAATGCACCTGGAAAGAGGCAGAGCCTCTCAAATGTCATTTTCAGGCGGAGCGGAACGCTATTACTCACGGATGCGGCACCTCCGGGTGTGAACGATTCTGCATTTGTTTGGGTGCTTTCTGCCTATGGGAGCCAGGGTCTGCTGGTCAACTCAAGGTCTGATCAAAATTGTGCTTGCCAGCCGTTTCTTAATCATGCTGGTTCTTGCAGTCGTTGCCGAAAGCGATCGTGAAAAGAAATTCCCAAGTCCAAAATCCAAAACCTAAAATCTGAAGTGAGGAGCAGGGAATGGGGAGTGCTTAAGGAGTTCGCAGATCTATTATGAAGGAAAGAATTAACTGCTTGCTATGCCCTCCCCCTTTCCTGGAATGAATCCCTACCTGGAAAATCCCGAACTATGGTCAGAATTCCA from Kovacikia minuta CCNUW1 carries:
- a CDS encoding fatty acid desaturase family protein; the encoded protein is MIQKQDCQVFPNHRDPRSVESNKKLKFNRDNAFQVELRRRVDEFFQSTGRQQRDCPQMYLKTAILSLSFVILYGLLVFFAQTWWQALPLSILLGLVAAGVGFNIQHDGGHQAYSHTPWVNKLAGMTLDLIGGSSYNWRWKHGLFHHTYVNVTGHDTDLDIGIFGRLTPHQQWFPFHRWQHYYLWLLYGLIALRWQLYDDFHDVLTGKIGERSYPRPQGWDLVIFLAGKIIFLILAFGIPLLIHPLWVVLLFYGTTAIVLGLVLSVVFQLAHAVEEADFPLPVEGTERIDNAWAIHQTETTVNFARRNPVISWFLGGLNFQVEHHLFPRICHVNYPVLSKLVEETCQEFGVKYIEHASVWAGIVSHYRWLRQMGMPDGDKM
- the rbsK gene encoding ribokinase, producing MIQPYVVVFGSINMDLVAKTPRLPTPGETLLGSRFSTVPGGKGANQAVAVARLGIPTRMVGRVGGDSFGQALLTSLQAAGVNTDGVLLDASNHSGVAMIAVDDRSENHIIVIPGANGQVNEADVERLADRLPGAIALLLQLEVPLATVYSAAQAAHRAGVRVILDPAPASSELPPELYSLVDIITPNAVEVEQLVGFPVTDTATAAEAANILHQRGVNIAVIKLGAQGVFCSTQEDSFFVPAFQVQAVDTVAAGDSFNGGLAAALAEGHAIRQAITWGAAAGALSVTKSGAQSSLPDRASFDAFLKANSDRPA
- a CDS encoding MBOAT family O-acyltransferase; the encoded protein is MTFISLTYALFLLSVLGIYWSVQQPWLRMWALLAASIVFYASLQVQYIPLLLAATWITFRLGQVMGSPPDWRIEDWQFAQQDWNRQRLRLLWFGIVLNVLLLLGFKYIPFLMSSVGALLGMPAMQENAEWTHAHLIAPLGLSFFCFECIAYLIDVYRGGPAAQRFLNFSAYKLFFPKLISGPITRYHPFATQVQTQGFPTVDRLTEGLWLIACGAVKKGLLADNLGVLVDLSFQNLQRAGSADLWLAAIAYGFQLYLDFSGYVDMARGSAILLGFNLPQNFDFPYFSTSIADFWRRWHMTLGDWLRNYLYSPLGGSRQGLLRTCLNLMIIMLIAGIWHGAAWGFVVWGILHGLALVIHRLVDAISSRNEGLKRFWQNPPGIVTGWLLTQLMVFFAWIFFRLPDLKDSWLVVQRLWGHAADAQFAQKVYAETFGLESVQIALLLAILATLMGIAYTCDRLLKLQLNWPVKLLLVPACLFAVWLLAPAGSLPYIYFDF